Proteins encoded by one window of Acuticoccus sp. MNP-M23:
- a CDS encoding Gfo/Idh/MocA family oxidoreductase, translating into MFLYSALKARAAEGRPVRVCLIGAGKFGSMFLSQVPTTVGLEVTVIADLRVDAAKAACRSVGWTADRIAATRFMEDGASALASDDVDVVVEATGHPRAGVAHARAAFAAGKHIVMVNVEADVLAGVALAREAKAAGTVYTMAYGDQPALVSEMVEWARCCGFEVAAAGKGTKHMPHYHQSTPDNVWEQFGITPEAAKAAGMNPKMFNSFVDGTKSGIEMAAIANACDLGVPSDGLLFPPAGVHDLAHILRPRAVGGVLEREGITECVTSMELDGRVTADHLRWGVYVILKAPNDYAAACFKQYGMAPDSTGQYAAMYRPFHLIGLELNMSILLAALDGRATGAPRAFTGDAVACAKKDLPAGHTLDGEGGYSVWGKLVPAARSLADGALPLGLAQDLTLKRPVSQGQVVSWADVDLPADDWLVAYRRQMEDAERPSRAA; encoded by the coding sequence ATGTTTCTGTATTCAGCATTGAAGGCGCGGGCAGCGGAAGGGCGGCCCGTGCGCGTCTGCCTCATCGGGGCAGGCAAGTTCGGCTCGATGTTCCTGTCGCAGGTGCCAACCACAGTGGGCCTTGAAGTGACCGTCATCGCGGACCTCCGGGTCGACGCGGCGAAGGCGGCCTGCCGCAGCGTCGGCTGGACTGCCGATCGGATTGCCGCCACCCGCTTCATGGAAGACGGCGCCAGCGCTCTCGCATCGGATGATGTGGATGTGGTGGTGGAGGCGACCGGCCACCCGCGCGCCGGTGTCGCGCACGCCAGAGCCGCGTTTGCCGCCGGCAAGCACATCGTGATGGTCAACGTCGAGGCCGACGTTCTGGCTGGCGTGGCGCTGGCCCGTGAGGCGAAGGCGGCCGGCACCGTGTACACCATGGCCTATGGCGACCAGCCGGCGCTGGTCTCCGAGATGGTGGAGTGGGCGCGCTGCTGCGGCTTTGAAGTGGCGGCCGCCGGCAAGGGCACCAAGCACATGCCCCACTACCACCAGTCGACGCCGGACAATGTGTGGGAGCAGTTCGGCATCACACCCGAAGCTGCGAAGGCCGCGGGCATGAACCCGAAGATGTTCAACTCGTTCGTGGACGGCACCAAGTCGGGCATCGAGATGGCGGCCATCGCGAATGCGTGCGATCTCGGCGTCCCGTCGGACGGGCTCCTGTTCCCGCCCGCAGGCGTTCACGACCTGGCGCACATCCTGCGGCCCCGCGCCGTTGGCGGCGTTCTGGAGCGTGAGGGGATCACCGAGTGCGTGACGTCCATGGAGCTCGATGGCCGGGTGACCGCGGATCACCTCCGCTGGGGCGTCTACGTGATCCTGAAGGCACCGAACGACTATGCCGCCGCCTGCTTCAAGCAATACGGCATGGCGCCCGATTCCACCGGACAGTACGCGGCGATGTACCGGCCGTTCCACCTCATCGGGCTGGAGCTGAACATGTCGATCCTTCTGGCGGCGCTGGACGGGCGGGCCACCGGCGCGCCGCGCGCCTTCACCGGCGATGCCGTGGCCTGCGCGAAAAAGGATCTGCCCGCCGGTCACACGCTGGACGGCGAGGGCGGCTATTCGGTCTGGGGCAAGCTCGTGCCGGCCGCGCGATCACTGGCGGACGGGGCGCTGCCGCTGGGTCTCGCGCAGGACCTCACGCTCAAGCGTCCGGTCAGCCAGGGGCAGGTGGTGAGCTGGGCCGACGTGGACCTCCCGGCAGACGACTGGCTGGTCGCCTACCGCCGCCAGATGGAGGACGCCGAGCGGCCTAGCCGCGCGGCGTGA
- a CDS encoding ABC transporter substrate-binding protein, whose product MRRIDRYLGAVFAGATFTVFSAFAVTPSQAATVSISCGAVGQELELCRTGAEAWAKDTGNEVVIVSTPNSSTERLALYQQILSAGGSDIDVYQIDVIWPGILGSHFIDLAPYTDGAQDAHFPAIVENNTIDGELKAMPWFTDAGVLYYRKDLLEKHGMAPPTTWSDMADAGAKIQKAERDEGNDRMYGYVFQGRAYEGLTCNALEWVDSYGGGEIIDANGEITINNPQAIAALDEAGSWMNEIVPEGVLNYAEEEARGVFQSGNAVFMRNWPYAWALANSADSPVKDKVGVVALPKGGADGKSTGTLGGWQLAVAKYSDNQDAAADLVRYLTSEKEQKRRAIEASYNPTIKALYEDEEVLAANPFFGSLYDTFVNAVARPSRPTGDKYNRVSSAFWNASHAVLSGKQSATDALADLENQLKSVKRRGW is encoded by the coding sequence ATGAGGCGGATCGACCGCTACCTTGGCGCTGTTTTCGCGGGTGCCACATTCACCGTCTTCTCTGCGTTCGCCGTGACGCCGTCGCAAGCTGCGACAGTGTCCATTTCCTGCGGTGCAGTGGGGCAGGAGCTGGAGCTTTGCCGCACCGGCGCCGAAGCCTGGGCCAAGGACACCGGCAACGAGGTGGTGATCGTCTCGACGCCGAACTCATCCACTGAGCGGCTGGCGCTCTACCAGCAGATCCTGTCCGCCGGCGGTTCGGACATCGACGTCTATCAAATCGACGTGATCTGGCCCGGCATCCTCGGCAGCCACTTCATCGATCTTGCGCCCTACACCGACGGTGCCCAGGACGCGCATTTCCCCGCCATCGTCGAAAACAACACCATCGACGGTGAGCTGAAGGCGATGCCTTGGTTCACCGATGCCGGCGTTCTGTACTACCGCAAGGATCTCCTGGAAAAACACGGCATGGCGCCGCCGACCACATGGTCGGACATGGCCGACGCCGGGGCAAAGATCCAGAAGGCAGAACGGGACGAAGGCAACGACCGGATGTACGGCTACGTCTTCCAGGGCCGTGCCTATGAGGGGCTGACCTGCAACGCGCTGGAGTGGGTCGACAGCTACGGCGGCGGCGAAATCATCGACGCGAACGGCGAGATCACCATCAACAACCCGCAGGCGATTGCGGCGCTCGACGAGGCCGGCTCGTGGATGAACGAGATCGTGCCGGAAGGCGTCCTCAATTATGCCGAGGAAGAGGCGCGCGGCGTCTTCCAGTCCGGCAATGCGGTGTTCATGCGCAACTGGCCCTACGCCTGGGCGCTGGCCAATTCGGCGGACAGCCCCGTGAAGGACAAGGTCGGCGTGGTGGCGCTGCCCAAGGGCGGCGCGGACGGCAAGTCCACCGGCACGCTGGGCGGCTGGCAGCTGGCCGTCGCCAAATATTCGGACAACCAAGACGCGGCGGCGGATCTGGTGCGCTACCTCACCTCCGAGAAGGAGCAGAAGCGGCGCGCCATCGAAGCCTCCTACAACCCCACCATCAAGGCGCTTTACGAGGACGAGGAAGTGCTCGCCGCCAACCCGTTCTTCGGCTCGCTCTACGACACGTTCGTCAACGCGGTCGCCCGCCCGTCGCGACCCACCGGCGACAAGTATAACCGCGTTTCCAGCGCATTCTGGAACGCGTCGCACGCGGTGCTCTCGGGCAAGCAGTCGGCCACCGACGCGCTGGCCGACCTGGAAAATCAGCTGAAGAGCGTCAAGCGCCGCGGCTGGTAA
- a CDS encoding carbohydrate ABC transporter permease: MTHWSLPSKIGFYVLLLAIAVFALFPFYYAIVSSFKSGAELFTVDLLPSWNFENYFAVFREQPFARNILNSIIVATVVVAISLCLAVTASFALARVNFRGRGLLLLTVLSVSMFPQVAVLSGMFELIRGLGLYNSLGGLMLANLILTLPFTVWVLTTFMRQLPKELEEAAYVDGATPLEIVTKVFLPVLWPALVTTGLLAFIAAWNEFLFALTFTLSNEMRTVPVAIALITGGSQYELPWGNIMAASVIVTVPLIILVLIFQRKIIGGLTAGAVKG; this comes from the coding sequence ATGACCCATTGGTCCCTCCCCTCCAAGATCGGCTTTTATGTCCTGCTGCTGGCCATCGCCGTCTTTGCGCTGTTTCCGTTCTATTATGCCATCGTTTCGAGCTTCAAATCGGGCGCGGAGCTCTTCACGGTGGACCTCCTCCCATCCTGGAACTTCGAGAACTATTTCGCAGTCTTCCGTGAGCAGCCCTTTGCTCGCAACATTCTCAACTCCATCATCGTGGCAACTGTTGTGGTGGCCATCTCGCTGTGTCTGGCGGTGACGGCCTCGTTCGCGCTGGCGCGGGTCAATTTTCGCGGGCGGGGGCTGTTGCTCCTCACCGTCCTGTCGGTCTCGATGTTTCCGCAGGTGGCCGTGCTTTCGGGCATGTTCGAGCTGATCCGCGGGCTGGGGCTCTACAACTCGCTGGGCGGGCTGATGCTCGCCAATCTCATTTTAACGCTGCCGTTCACGGTGTGGGTGCTGACCACGTTCATGCGTCAGCTTCCCAAGGAGCTGGAGGAAGCCGCCTACGTGGACGGTGCGACGCCGCTGGAAATCGTCACCAAGGTATTCCTGCCTGTGCTCTGGCCGGCGCTGGTCACGACGGGGCTGCTCGCCTTCATTGCCGCGTGGAACGAGTTTCTGTTCGCGCTCACGTTCACCCTCTCCAACGAGATGCGAACCGTTCCGGTCGCCATTGCGCTCATCACCGGCGGCAGCCAGTACGAGCTGCCATGGGGCAACATCATGGCCGCATCGGTGATCGTCACGGTGCCGCTGATCATTCTGGTGCTGATCTTCCAGCGCAAGATCATCGGCGGGCTGACCGCTGGCGCAGTGAAAGGGTGA
- a CDS encoding alpha glucosidase produces the protein MNLDANAAPAAPRQLAGDPDWWRGGVIYQIYPRSFLDTNGDGIGDLKGVTQKLDYVASLNVDAIWLSPFFVSPMDDFGYDVADYRDIDPMFGTLRDFDEMLAAAHKRGLRILIDLVLSHTSDRHPWFAQSRKSRDNPRADWYVWADPKADGTPPTNWLAMFGGPAWEWDSTRRQYYMHNFLTSQPDLNYHNEAVQDAILDVARFWLDRGVDGFRLDTVNKYVHDKELRDNPPMAPGMSATVDQSNPIAMQQPIYSINRPENLAFVERLRALLDEYPGTTTVGEIGNRMADGPELGQYTAPGRLHMAYSFDLLHAPITAPAVRTAAERAETLGASWTSWPFSNHDVVRVVSRAALGERSGPMLLQLMMCLHGTPTMYQGDELGLTEADVPFELIQDPYGRRFWPEIKGRDGCRTPMPWRGGSEHAGFSTGDPWLPVAGEHAARAVDRQEQDPVSDLNRTRAFVGWRRAQTALTTGSIAFLDEADPVIAFTRTDADGTVLVCAFNISQATAQWTAPFALRLLDVPGMEGATLDGSTLAFDPLGAAIAVKS, from the coding sequence GTGAACCTTGATGCGAATGCCGCGCCCGCTGCACCGCGGCAGCTGGCCGGCGACCCGGACTGGTGGCGCGGCGGGGTGATCTACCAGATCTACCCGCGCTCCTTCCTCGACACCAACGGCGACGGGATCGGCGACCTCAAGGGCGTCACCCAGAAGCTCGACTATGTGGCGAGCCTCAACGTGGATGCCATCTGGCTCTCGCCCTTCTTCGTCTCGCCCATGGACGATTTCGGCTACGACGTTGCCGACTACCGCGACATCGACCCGATGTTCGGCACGCTCCGCGATTTTGACGAGATGCTTGCAGCCGCACACAAAAGGGGCCTGCGGATCCTGATCGACCTGGTGCTGTCGCACACGTCCGACCGGCACCCCTGGTTCGCGCAAAGCCGCAAGAGCCGCGATAACCCGCGGGCCGACTGGTACGTGTGGGCCGACCCGAAGGCGGACGGGACGCCGCCCACCAACTGGCTGGCGATGTTCGGCGGCCCGGCCTGGGAATGGGACTCGACCCGCCGCCAGTATTATATGCACAATTTCCTGACGAGCCAGCCGGACCTCAACTACCACAACGAGGCCGTGCAGGACGCGATCCTGGATGTCGCGCGTTTCTGGCTCGACCGCGGTGTCGACGGTTTTCGCCTCGATACGGTGAACAAATACGTCCACGACAAGGAATTGCGCGACAACCCGCCCATGGCGCCGGGGATGAGCGCGACGGTGGACCAGAGCAACCCCATCGCAATGCAGCAGCCGATATATTCCATCAACCGGCCGGAAAACCTTGCCTTCGTGGAGCGGCTGCGGGCGTTGCTGGACGAGTACCCCGGCACGACCACGGTGGGCGAGATCGGCAACCGGATGGCCGACGGGCCGGAGCTGGGCCAGTACACCGCGCCCGGCCGTCTCCACATGGCCTACAGCTTTGACCTTCTGCATGCGCCGATCACCGCGCCGGCCGTGCGCACGGCGGCTGAGCGGGCAGAAACGCTGGGCGCGTCGTGGACGTCCTGGCCGTTTTCCAACCACGACGTCGTGCGCGTGGTGAGCCGGGCGGCGCTGGGCGAGCGCTCCGGGCCGATGCTTTTGCAGCTGATGATGTGCCTTCACGGCACGCCCACCATGTATCAGGGCGACGAGCTGGGGCTGACCGAGGCGGACGTGCCGTTCGAACTCATCCAGGACCCCTACGGCCGCCGCTTCTGGCCCGAGATCAAGGGCCGGGACGGGTGCCGGACGCCGATGCCCTGGCGCGGCGGATCCGAGCATGCCGGCTTCAGCACCGGGGACCCCTGGCTGCCCGTCGCCGGCGAGCATGCCGCCCGCGCGGTGGACCGGCAGGAGCAGGACCCGGTCTCCGATCTCAACCGCACACGCGCCTTCGTCGGCTGGCGCCGGGCGCAGACGGCGCTCACCACGGGCAGCATCGCCTTTCTGGACGAAGCGGACCCGGTGATCGCGTTCACCCGGACGGATGCGGACGGCACGGTGCTGGTGTGCGCCTTCAACATTTCGCAGGCGACGGCGCAATGGACCGCACCCTTTGCGCTCCGATTGCTCGACGTGCCGGGCATGGAAGGCGCCACGCTCGACGGCAGCACACTTGCGTTCGACCCGCTCGGCGCGGCGATCGCGGTCAAATCATGA
- a CDS encoding sn-glycerol-3-phosphate ABC transporter ATP-binding protein UgpC, which produces MATVVLDEVRKSFGSVETIHGVNLDIQDREFVVFVGPSGCGKSTLLRLVAGLEDITSGDLMIDGNRVNALPPAKRGIAMVFQSYALYPHMSVYENMAFGLRRGGASNADVEKQVKEAARILELEPLLDRLPKNLSGGQRQRVAIGRAIVRDPKVFLFDEPLSNLDAALRVQTRLEIAKLHRRMDATMIYVTHDQVEAMTLADRIVVLNAGNVEQFGTPLDLYHRPENQFVATFLGSPTMNILDATLGEATDQSARVMLPDTGDVSVAASVQGMTPGTPVRLGMRPEHLRLADANTADFSGTVDVVEELGESHLVHVIVPHGDRIVVRATGDARVKEGENVGIAFDPNDGHLFRADGVSLPRTGPASETDAPLPTQH; this is translated from the coding sequence ATGGCAACGGTCGTCCTTGATGAGGTGCGCAAGTCCTTCGGCAGCGTGGAGACCATCCATGGCGTGAACCTCGACATTCAGGATCGCGAGTTCGTGGTGTTCGTTGGCCCGTCGGGTTGCGGCAAGTCCACTCTCCTGCGCCTGGTTGCGGGGCTGGAGGACATCACCTCGGGCGACCTGATGATCGACGGCAACCGGGTGAATGCGTTGCCGCCCGCCAAGCGCGGCATTGCCATGGTGTTCCAGTCCTATGCGCTCTACCCGCACATGAGCGTCTACGAGAACATGGCCTTTGGCCTCCGCCGCGGCGGCGCCAGCAACGCCGACGTCGAAAAGCAGGTGAAGGAGGCCGCGCGCATCCTGGAGCTCGAGCCGCTCCTCGACCGGCTGCCCAAGAACCTCTCCGGCGGGCAGCGCCAGCGCGTTGCCATCGGCCGCGCCATCGTGCGCGACCCCAAGGTGTTCCTGTTCGACGAACCCCTGTCCAACCTCGATGCGGCGCTGCGCGTCCAGACCCGCCTGGAAATCGCCAAGCTGCACCGCCGGATGGACGCCACCATGATCTACGTGACCCACGACCAGGTGGAGGCGATGACGCTGGCCGACCGGATTGTGGTCCTGAACGCCGGCAATGTGGAGCAGTTCGGCACCCCGCTGGACCTCTACCACCGGCCTGAAAACCAGTTTGTCGCGACCTTCCTCGGCTCACCCACAATGAACATCCTCGACGCCACACTCGGCGAGGCCACCGACCAGAGCGCCCGCGTGATGCTGCCGGACACCGGCGACGTCAGCGTTGCGGCCAGCGTGCAGGGCATGACGCCCGGCACCCCGGTCCGGCTTGGCATGCGGCCGGAGCATCTGAGGCTTGCCGATGCGAACACCGCCGATTTCAGCGGGACGGTGGACGTGGTGGAAGAGCTGGGCGAGAGCCACCTCGTCCACGTGATCGTGCCCCACGGCGACCGGATTGTGGTGCGCGCCACGGGTGACGCGCGGGTGAAGGAGGGCGAGAACGTCGGCATCGCATTCGATCCGAACGACGGGCATCTCTTCCGCGCCGATGGCGTTTCCCTGCCACGCACCGGGCCCGCGTCGGAAACCGACGCGCCCCTGCCGACCCAGCACTGA
- a CDS encoding MFS transporter, with translation MSHTQSIQTSGLAAAFQVPALLAAVLLVGANAFVLSPILTEVALGLATRPSRVALAISAFGAATAVSALFLSAFIDRRPAGHVLGAAALLLALAQASSMLSQNWQWLCLSQAVAGVAVGVLLPGTYATAAATAPKGRAPARIGMVLTGWALSLVLVVPVAAYVAEHLGWRAVYALLAGLSALVAACLLATLRRVRSGQALRSSPIIALKLPGVASLLMVMFAFMTAFYGSFAFFGEGVRAAFSLTAHGTGMFVLAYGMGFGLAGVGLSLAAPRMSRGYIVGVLLTVAAVYIAFRPALATSPAALTVTFVWGVFNQLALNAFVVSLNQRAAEARGAVMGLSSAVTYAAVFAGPVVMSPLYAAFGFAAVATLAAAFVLAGALISWRAP, from the coding sequence GTGTCACACACGCAATCCATTCAGACTTCCGGCCTCGCGGCGGCGTTCCAGGTGCCGGCGCTGCTGGCGGCGGTGCTTCTTGTGGGCGCCAACGCCTTCGTCCTCAGCCCCATCCTGACGGAGGTGGCGCTGGGGCTTGCCACTCGGCCGTCCCGCGTTGCGCTGGCGATATCGGCCTTCGGCGCCGCAACCGCCGTATCTGCGCTCTTCTTGTCGGCGTTCATCGACCGGCGGCCGGCTGGGCACGTTCTCGGCGCTGCGGCGCTCCTGCTGGCGCTGGCACAGGCCTCCAGCATGCTGAGCCAGAACTGGCAGTGGCTGTGCCTGTCGCAGGCCGTGGCCGGGGTTGCCGTCGGCGTGCTTCTGCCCGGCACCTATGCGACCGCCGCGGCAACGGCGCCAAAGGGGCGGGCGCCGGCGCGGATCGGGATGGTCCTCACGGGGTGGGCGCTGTCGCTGGTCCTGGTGGTGCCGGTGGCGGCCTATGTGGCCGAGCACCTCGGCTGGCGCGCTGTCTATGCGCTGCTCGCAGGCCTCTCCGCCCTTGTTGCGGCCTGCCTCCTGGCGACCCTGCGGCGGGTGCGAAGCGGACAGGCGCTGCGCTCGTCGCCGATCATCGCACTGAAGCTGCCGGGGGTGGCCAGCCTTCTCATGGTCATGTTCGCGTTCATGACGGCGTTTTATGGCAGCTTCGCCTTTTTCGGCGAAGGGGTCCGCGCTGCGTTCAGCCTCACCGCCCATGGCACGGGCATGTTCGTTCTCGCCTATGGCATGGGGTTCGGGCTGGCGGGGGTCGGCCTCAGCCTCGCCGCACCGCGCATGTCGCGGGGCTACATCGTGGGCGTGCTCCTCACGGTGGCCGCGGTCTACATCGCATTCCGGCCGGCACTCGCAACCAGCCCGGCGGCGCTGACGGTGACGTTCGTGTGGGGCGTCTTCAACCAGCTCGCCCTCAACGCGTTCGTCGTGTCCCTCAACCAGCGCGCGGCCGAAGCCCGCGGCGCGGTGATGGGCCTCTCCAGTGCCGTCACCTACGCCGCAGTCTTCGCCGGCCCGGTGGTGATGAGCCCCCTTTATGCCGCCTTCGGCTTTGCCGCGGTGGCCACCCTTGCTGCGGCCTTCGTGCTGGCAGGCGCGCTCATCAGCTGGCGCGCGCCCTAG
- a CDS encoding HD domain-containing protein, producing the protein MTAPSEALTRRLAFLAELEKLKSVMRQSRLVDGSRRENTAEHSWHLAMFAMVLAPHAANVDTGRVIEMLLVHDIVEIDAGDVPYHQEGKDLAKIAAAEETAASRLFGLLPEGEGQRLRALWDEFEAARTPEARFAKGLDRLQPVLLNLMTDGGTWDDFAVTEEQVMARCGPPIEGASPELWAATARMVSAHFAARRAG; encoded by the coding sequence ATGACCGCACCGTCAGAAGCGCTTACGCGCCGCCTCGCCTTCCTGGCCGAGCTTGAAAAGCTGAAGTCCGTGATGCGCCAGTCCCGCCTCGTGGACGGCAGCCGGCGAGAAAACACGGCAGAGCATTCCTGGCACCTTGCGATGTTCGCGATGGTGCTTGCCCCCCATGCGGCAAACGTGGACACGGGCCGGGTGATCGAGATGCTGCTCGTCCACGACATCGTGGAGATCGACGCCGGCGACGTGCCGTACCACCAGGAAGGCAAGGACCTTGCGAAGATTGCCGCCGCAGAAGAAACAGCCGCAAGCCGGCTTTTCGGCCTGCTGCCGGAGGGCGAAGGCCAGCGGCTCCGGGCCCTGTGGGATGAGTTCGAGGCGGCCCGAACCCCGGAGGCGCGCTTTGCCAAGGGCCTCGACCGGTTGCAGCCCGTGCTCCTGAACCTGATGACCGACGGCGGTACGTGGGACGACTTCGCCGTGACCGAAGAGCAGGTGATGGCGCGCTGCGGCCCGCCCATCGAAGGCGCCTCGCCGGAGCTTTGGGCGGCAACGGCACGGATGGTCAGCGCGCACTTCGCGGCCCGCCGCGCGGGCTGA
- a CDS encoding carbohydrate ABC transporter permease, with protein sequence MAQGDVASTGVKRPPVPAGQAGAGRPPKAAATRRSGGSELTRAKIRSAVLFLLPMMIVLALVAGWPLGRTIYFAFTNATLNDINNYEFIGFDNFYNSEWGGLLKDPQWWNAVWNTIWFATISVTLETVLGLIVALALNMRFPGRGIVRAAVLIPWAIPTIVSAQMWGWMLHDQFGVINAMLLGIGIISQPIAWTANPDTAMLAVVMVDVWKTTPFMALLILAGLQMLPSDCYESARVDGIAPWKVFFRVTLPLVYPAIAVAVIFRALDALRIFDLIYVLTSNSADTMSMSVYARQQLVDFQDVGYGSAASTALFLIIALLTVVYIIAGKVDLSGEKS encoded by the coding sequence ATGGCCCAGGGCGATGTTGCATCGACCGGCGTGAAGCGCCCGCCGGTTCCCGCAGGACAGGCCGGGGCAGGCCGCCCCCCCAAGGCCGCCGCAACACGTCGCAGCGGCGGCAGCGAGCTGACGCGCGCCAAGATCCGCTCCGCCGTCCTGTTCCTCCTGCCGATGATGATCGTGTTGGCGCTTGTGGCCGGCTGGCCGCTGGGGCGGACAATCTATTTCGCGTTCACCAACGCGACGCTGAACGACATCAACAACTACGAATTCATCGGCTTCGACAATTTCTACAATTCCGAGTGGGGCGGGCTCCTGAAGGACCCGCAATGGTGGAACGCGGTCTGGAACACGATCTGGTTCGCGACCATCTCGGTCACGCTCGAAACCGTGCTGGGGCTGATCGTGGCGCTGGCGCTCAACATGCGCTTTCCGGGCCGGGGCATCGTGCGGGCAGCCGTGCTGATCCCCTGGGCCATTCCCACAATCGTGTCGGCGCAGATGTGGGGCTGGATGCTGCATGACCAGTTCGGCGTCATCAACGCTATGCTCCTGGGGATCGGCATCATCTCCCAGCCCATTGCATGGACCGCCAACCCCGACACCGCCATGCTCGCCGTGGTGATGGTGGACGTGTGGAAGACAACGCCGTTCATGGCGCTGCTCATCCTGGCCGGCCTCCAGATGCTGCCGTCGGACTGCTACGAATCGGCCCGCGTGGACGGCATTGCGCCATGGAAGGTCTTCTTCCGCGTGACACTGCCGCTGGTCTACCCGGCCATTGCGGTGGCCGTGATCTTCCGCGCGCTCGATGCGCTGCGGATCTTCGATCTCATCTATGTGCTGACGTCCAATTCCGCGGACACTATGTCGATGTCCGTCTATGCGCGCCAGCAGCTCGTGGATTTCCAGGATGTGGGCTACGGCTCGGCGGCATCCACGGCGCTTTTCCTCATCATCGCATTGCTCACGGTGGTCTACATCATCGCCGGCAAGGTGGACCTGTCCGGAGAGAAGTCATGA
- the murJ gene encoding murein biosynthesis integral membrane protein MurJ, producing MQLFRNFLTVGAFTALSRVLGFTRDILIASILGAGPVADAFFVAFKLPNLFRRLFAEGAFNSAFVPLFARARAEEGADGGEAFASSVLSWLTVILLVVTVLAEIFAPLLVLAMAPGFAGDEAGDLTVVFTRICFPYLAAMSLVAFLSGILNTLDRFAVAAFAPVLLNIVLISALMAAFWLALPAEDAGFVLSIGVCAAGVVQAVLLAVAVRRAGVRLRLPRPRGSPRLKRLLRLGIPGIAAGGITQINIVVGTIIASFWPGAVSHLYYADRLYQLPLGMVGVAIGVALLPDLSRRLRAGDEGGALWTQNRALEFSLMLTLPAAAALIVVPLEIVTTLFERGAFDRQDAAMTAAALSAYGFGLPAFVLIKVFSPAYFAREDTRTPMLFAGVSMVVNVAGSAVFAWFLAADGLAHVGIAAATSLAGWVNAGLLFAGLVKRKDFRADPTLWTRLIGFAAASLALAIAATLIARQLSGWFFDTGLWASIAALLLMVAGASAVFIAVCQLSGAFRLRDLTRAIRGK from the coding sequence ATGCAGCTTTTCCGTAATTTTCTCACCGTCGGGGCGTTCACGGCGCTGTCGCGCGTGCTCGGCTTCACCCGCGACATCCTCATCGCCTCCATTCTGGGCGCCGGCCCGGTTGCGGACGCCTTTTTCGTCGCCTTCAAGCTGCCCAACCTCTTCCGCCGGCTGTTTGCGGAAGGGGCGTTCAACTCCGCATTCGTGCCGCTTTTTGCGCGCGCACGCGCCGAGGAGGGGGCCGACGGCGGCGAGGCTTTCGCATCGTCCGTCCTGTCCTGGCTCACGGTCATCCTTTTAGTGGTGACGGTCCTTGCCGAAATTTTTGCGCCGCTCCTCGTCCTTGCCATGGCGCCGGGCTTTGCGGGCGATGAAGCGGGCGACCTCACGGTCGTCTTCACGCGCATCTGCTTTCCCTATCTGGCCGCCATGTCGCTGGTGGCCTTCCTGTCCGGCATTCTCAACACGCTGGACCGGTTTGCCGTTGCCGCCTTTGCGCCGGTGCTCCTCAACATCGTGTTGATTTCGGCGCTGATGGCAGCATTCTGGCTGGCGCTGCCGGCCGAAGATGCGGGGTTCGTGCTCTCCATCGGCGTGTGTGCCGCGGGCGTGGTTCAGGCCGTGCTTCTGGCCGTTGCGGTGCGCCGCGCCGGTGTGCGCCTCCGCCTGCCGCGCCCGCGCGGGTCGCCCAGGCTGAAGCGGCTCCTCCGGCTCGGCATTCCCGGCATTGCGGCAGGCGGCATCACGCAGATCAACATTGTGGTCGGCACCATCATCGCCTCGTTCTGGCCGGGCGCCGTCTCCCACCTTTATTATGCCGATCGCCTCTACCAGCTGCCGCTCGGCATGGTGGGCGTTGCCATTGGCGTTGCGCTGCTGCCGGACCTCTCGCGCCGCCTGCGCGCGGGGGACGAGGGCGGCGCGCTGTGGACCCAGAACCGCGCGCTCGAATTCTCGCTGATGCTCACGCTGCCGGCGGCCGCCGCGCTCATCGTCGTCCCGCTCGAAATCGTCACCACCCTCTTCGAGCGCGGCGCCTTCGATCGCCAAGACGCCGCCATGACCGCAGCTGCCCTGTCGGCCTACGGTTTCGGCCTCCCCGCGTTCGTCCTCATCAAGGTCTTTTCCCCGGCCTACTTTGCGCGGGAGGACACGCGCACGCCCATGTTGTTTGCGGGCGTTTCGATGGTGGTCAATGTCGCCGGATCAGCGGTGTTCGCCTGGTTTCTGGCGGCCGATGGCCTGGCCCATGTGGGGATTGCGGCGGCCACGTCGCTGGCGGGGTGGGTCAACGCCGGCCTTCTGTTTGCCGGCCTCGTCAAGCGCAAGGACTTCCGGGCCGATCCGACCCTGTGGACCCGGCTCATCGGCTTTGCCGCCGCCTCGCTGGCGCTGGCCATTGCCGCAACTTTGATTGCCCGCCAGCTCTCCGGCTGGTTCTTCGACACCGGCCTGTGGGCGTCCATCGCGGCGCTCCTTTTGATGGTGGCCGGTGCCAGCGCGGTGTTCATTGCCGTCTGTCAGCTCTCCGGCGCCTTCCGCCTTCGCGACCTGACCAGGGCCATCCGCGGCAAGTAG